In bacterium, the DNA window TTCCCTGTAAGGGTGATTGTCCCGGAATTCCTCATCTCGTCCGTATCCGCCGAAAAGGCATCGCTGGATATTTCTTTGGACGGCGGCGAAAATTATTGCGGCGGCTGCATCAGGGACAGAAAGTATTATTCGGCAAAAGAAGATTTTGTTCCGGGTGAAGAGCTCAGGTTGAAGATCTCTCTGCAGGCGTCGGGAGATGTAGATGAGGGTATGCCTTCAGGCGTGAAATCAGCCGGCGCGGAATGCCTGCCCGGAAGAATACTCGTGATTTCTCCCAACGGCGGAGAAGAATTCAGCGGCGGCGACAGGGTAGCCGTATCGTGGACCGCCCTCGATTACGATGAATCTTACGAGATGAAAATCGAGTATTCCGCCGATGAAGGCGGCAGTTATAAAACGGTTGCCGATGATGTTTCGAATTCAGGTACCTATATATGGAATGTACCTTCGGGATTTGAGCCGGGCAGCGCCTTGATCAGGGTTTCCGACTCGCTCGATGCCGAAGCGAATGACATCAGCGACGGGTTGTTTTACATAAAATCGGAAGAGGAATCTGAGGAAGACAGCAAGGATAATATCGAGACAATAGGCCCTGACGAGTTCGACCTTGAGAAAGCCATTGAAGAAGGAGAGCGGCCGGGGACCAGGCTGTACGACCTTCTTATAAAGGTGGGAGATAATGTTTCCGCCGATTCAGGCGAAGACGCTGTCGCCAGTTTTAAAAACGGGGATATAGTCATAGTAAGGCCTGCCGGACATAAGTGGGGAGCCCAGGAAAAAAGAAAGTTCCTGATAGTCAGGGTTTATCTGACCGATGAGGAAGTTAAGGATATCACGCAGGAGAAGAAGGTCGAAACGGGAAGGGTCGGCAGGAACGGCAATCCGGTTATGAGAACGACAGGCAGAAGAAAAAATAAAGTCGATCTCCAGAAACTGGGGATATCCGGAACCAGCATTTCGCAGGCGCAGAACATTCTTAATAAGAAAATTTTTGAACCTGATGTAATAGAGCAAAAATAAAAAAGCGGGGAAAAATATGGCTACGGCAGGAAAAAAATTAACAATGTTATCAGGTGTCTTGCTTGCGGGCCTTTTGCTCTTCTCGGTTTTTTCTGACAACGCTTATGCCGCGACTGAAGTCACAAAAATAATAAGGGCGGGCCAGTCGATAAGTTCAATAAGCAGGTCCGGTAATGTCGTTACGGTTACTATGTCCGCGAATTATCCTAACAGCAACATTAAGGCAGGCCAGTCGATAGTTGTCTCCGGCGTCAGCAATTCTTCGTTCAACGGGACATTCACGGTTTCGACGGTCGCTGACCAGCAGCACTTCACTTATTCCCAGGCGGGCGATAATGAATCGAGCTCGGGCGGAACGGCAGGCGGCGATTACACGAGCCTTACTTCATGGGTCGCGGGCGAACAGAAAAACCTGGTTTCCTCGGATGAAATTGCCATCGCCGAATGTTATAACGACTGGGCGGCCGGACTGGAAGATAACGTTACGATAGACGGTTTCACGACGGATTCCACCCGCTACATCAAGGTCACATCTCCCGAAGGCGAAAGGCCTGACGGACAGGCAGGCGTAGGTTTTTGCATTAATCCCTTATCCGATGGCGACGCTGTCGTCATCTCCGACGATTACACCGTATTTGAATATGCCGAAGTCAAAGGCTGGCAGGGCGCTGATTCGACCGATGTCTGCGGCATAAAAATCAATGCCGATAATGTTACTGTTGAGGGCTGTGTGGTTCATGACCCTGATAGCGGAGCGCTCAAACAGCAGATAGGTATACTTGCAGGGAACTATACATCTAATATATTCAATAATATAGTTTACAATATTGAAGGGACCGCGAAAGGTTACGGTATTTCCGCGGGTGGAAACGGAAACAAGGTTTACAATAATACGGTTTATAACGCGCTTGATAACGGTATAATCAGGGCCGGCGGCTCACCCGATGCGCGCAACAACCACATCACGTTGTGCGGAATGAATTATAATATTAACGGTGGTTCGTGGGGCGCGTCGACGAATTATAACCTTTCTTCATCCGCTTCCGCAACGGGCGGAGCTGATGATGTTTTAAACGTTGCGGTCGCAGATGAATTCGTAAGCATTGCGTCGGGTTCCGAAGACCTGCACCTTAAGACCGGAGCCGATGCCATAGGCGCCGGGCAGGACCTGTCCGCGACTTTTACGGATGACTGCGACGTTCAGACAAGGTCCGGCGACTGGGATATAGGCGCCGACCAGATAGGATGTGTTTGGAACAATGCTACAGGGAACAGCCAGTGGGCAACTGCGGATAACTGGGTAAGAAGTATACTTCCCGCGGCGGGTGTCCCGGTCATTGTAGATTACACCTGCGCCAATTTTACAAAAGTCTGGGTATATGACGGCGCAACATATGAGAATGTAACCGACCAGGCAGGCAACGGGACAGAAGAAGATATCTTCCACTCAGCGACAAATGCGCTTCTGAAAGATACGGGCGACATATTATATATAGGAAGAAGTTCGAGTTTTACCGGTATTTATTTTGAGCTTTCGACGCCGAGAACAGGCGGGGATATCGTATTTGAATATTGGGTAGGGGCTTATAGTTTCTGGAATACACTGACAACAATTATTGAGGATACGACATCTTCTCTTACACGCTCGGGTTATATAAGATTTACTGTCCCGCCCGACTGGGGGACCACAAGTGTAAACGGCAGTCCGCAGTATTATATAAGAGCGCGCGCGACATCGAATATTACAACCGGCCCCGTCGGAACAGCGCTGCTCCAGAGTTATATAAGGGTTACATCCGCCGCCAACAATCTTCTCTCCTTTACGGCGAATGCGCCGTGTATGGTCTATTTCGAAGATAATTCGGTTGCGGACGACATGGCGTTTACGGTTGCGGGCGACATTACTCTTAATAAAGGCGAAATGATATTCGAGGGAGATATCGCGACGGATTGCAACCCCGCCACGCCGGCAAGTGAAGGGACCGGATGGGTAATAACCGCCGATAATATTACTGTAGAGTCAAGCGCCGGTATAAGAACCGACGGGCTTGGATTCGGCGATTATGTCGGTCAGCGCGGTCCCGGCGCCGGAGCGACAGGTTCTTCGGGTTACGGCTCAGGCGCGGGTTACGGGTCGGCCGGCGGAAATTCTTCGGACGGCGGCGCCGGCGGCGCTACTTATGGAATTTATGTTTCACCCAGATATCTCGGTAGTAAAGGCGGCGGTTCGGAAGGCGGAGAGAGCGGCGGAGCGTTATGGTTTAATGTCGCGGGGAGCTTTGTTATAAACGGAAGGGTGTCCGCTGACGGTAACGATGCCTCATCAGGAAATAACGGAGGCGGTGGTTCGGGCGGAAGCATAACGATAATTACAAACGTCCTGTTCGGTTCCGGAACTATATCGGCAAACGGGGGCGCCGGCGACGGTAACGGGACAGTAGGAGGCGGAGGCGGAGGCGCCGGAAGAATATATATCGAGAGAGGGAACATAACAATACCGTTTAGCGGAACAGCCGAAAGTAACGGCGGAGCGGCCGGAGGAACTGCCGCCCAGTCCGGAGGAAGTAACGACGTATTTTATACGGATTCGGTCAATATACATACATATATATGGGATAACGGTTCGGGAGACGGGCTGTGGTCTAACCCTCTGAACTGGGACAGAAAGAGCGGTGTTCCCGGGCCAGGTGACGCCGTTGTATTTAAAGTCCAGGGAGCTGTAGGGACTACGGCTAACTGCACGGCGGATGTTGTGGTAAATAACCTCGGCTCAATTACGCTTGAGAGCACTTATACGGGGATACTTTATTTAAATACTAATTTTGTCGGCGACAGTAATGAACTGACTATTTCGGGCGACCTGACGCTTAATCCGGGAACGCGTATCATCTGCAAAGGCGAGACTGACGGTGTGCCGGTGAACGGCTTGGGAATATCGATTAAAGCCGCGAATATAAATATTGCCGCGGCCTCAACTATTGACGCTTATATGCAGGGTTTCCTATATCTTCAAGGGCCCGGAAAGCCTTCAAGCAGTTACAGGATGGACGGCGCTGCACACGGCGGTTACGGGGGGCGGGGAGAACGGGCAGGTACCAATACGAAAAGTTACGGTTCTATAACACAGCCGACTTCGCTCGGAAGCGGCGGGGGTTATTATACCGGCGGTTCCGCGACAGGCGGCGGGGCGATTAAACTAACCGCCTCGGGGACAATTACGTTAAACGGGACAATTAATGCAGATGCCCAGAATTCGACCGGCGACTGGCAGAGCGGCGCCGCCGGCGGCAGTATATGGCTTGATACCCCTACATTGACCGGTTCCGGCACAATTACGGCAATCGGCGGCCAGGAAGGTAATTGGCAGAGTGGTTGCGGCGGCGGCGGCGGCGGAAGAATTGCCGTTTATTATACTACGAACAATTTTACAGGGACTATAACGGCGCGCGGCGGCTATTCTGCAACCGGCAGTTCAAATACTGAATTCGGCGGGGCGGGCACGATTTATTTAAAGAAGACGGGCGAAGAGCCGGAAATAGTTGTAGAACACGGCGCTACATATAATGCTTATATGGCAAGCACGCTGGTTGCGGAAGATTTTACATTAAAATCACTTGCGGTCAGGAATAACGCCAAGCTGGTTTCAACCTGTGACTTTAATATCGGAGAACTGTCGGTTAGCGGAAACGCTTCGAGAATGACACATACGGGTGATATAACTGCAGAGGATGTTACGGTAAATAATTACGGCGCGTTATATGTTACGGGAAGTCTTTATATCAATAACTCTATAAACGGCCAGACAGGGCCTGATTACACGCTTGCCGATAACTATTCGGCCACCATAAAAGTCACGAACAGTTTTAATTTCCCGTCCGCGGTGGATAACCTTACGTTAAGCAAATATTACCTCGAATTTATGAAGTATAATTCGACTGACGAATTTACATTAGATGATACACTTGAACTGACAAACAGCAGCAGCCTTGTTATACAGGGGGATTTGACAGCGATAAATGAACCCTCCGGCGGAACGCCTGAGATCCCGGGCGTGCAGGCAGCGAATCCTCACGGAACCGGTGTTACAATCAGCGCCGCCAACATTACGATTGACGCGACATCCAAGATTTCAGCGGATGAGCGCGGTTTCCCTATGCTTACTGGCCCGGGCAAAGCAAACAGCGACTACAGAATGTGCGGCGCTACTCACGGCGGGCGCGGCGGGCGGGGTGAGCGTTCAAGCAATTCCGTTACAGCGTATGGGATAATGGAAGAACCTACCGCGCTCGGGAGCGGCGGCGGTTATTATAACGGTGGCACATCAACGGGCGGCGGCGCGTTTAAACTGGTTGTTTCCGACACCCTTACAGTCAACGGGACGCTTAGCGCCAACGCGAAAAATTCAAACGGCGAATGGCAGAGCGGCGGCGCCGGCGGAAGCATATGGATTAACACCCCGACACTTGCAGGTTCGGGAATGATTATGGCGAGAGGTGGAAATCCGTATAACTATGGCAGCGGCAGCGGCGCCGGCGGAAGGATAGCTGTTTATTACACAGACAACGGTTTTACTGGAACCATATCGGCGCGCGCCGGTCAGGCATACGCCAACCGTTCGGACAGTTACTACGGCGGCGCGGGAACAATCTATTTTAAACAAGCAAGTCAGACCAATTTTGATTTGGTGCTCGATAACGAAGCGGATAATCCATACAGGGAGGGAGCATATCTTACGGGCAACCACACCATAGATAATTTGACTATAGCCAACAGCACGGGGCTGATTCACACCGGTAGTCTTACGGTGGATAATATTGACATTGATGTAAGATCTTTCTTAACCAATACCGGCAATATTAATGTTAAGGATTTAAGCATACAGAACTCATCCGTTGTAACCAACACAGGTGATGTTATTGCCGAAAATCTGGTTGTCCAGAGTTCTTCACAGCTTATCGTTACAGGAAGTGTGACGGTTACGTCATCCATTAACGGACAGGCAAGCAGCGACTATACACTTGTCGACGGGAGCATAATGGTGACAGAATCTCTTACATATCCCGTTACGCCGAATATACTTACGCTTAGCAACTTCAATTTAAAACAGAAATGTGATTTAACGCTTTCCACACTTAATCTCACAAACGGCAGCACATACAGTTTCATAGGGGATACAGGTTCTACTTACGGGACGGGTCACACAATAACAGCCGATAATATTACGATAGATGCGGGTTGTTCAATCCATGCTGACAGACTGGGTTTTCCCCCGGGGCAGGGTCCCAGCGTCAGAAATAATTACAGGGACTATGGCTCCGCCCACGGGGGTTACGGCGGATACAGTTACAACTACAGTTACTGGAACCAGAACACATACGGTTCGCTGACTCAACCGACCGCTCTCGGGACAGGAGGCAGTTCCTCCCAGGGCACCGGCTATACGAATGAAGGCGGCGGGGCGATTAAATTCAACGTTGCGGGTACGCTCACGATTAATGGATATATAAGCGCCTGCGCCGGAAATTCCGGCAATGAGGCTGCCAGCGGAGGCACGGGCGGAAGTATCTGGATAATAACAGGCACACTGGCAGGTTCCGGCACAATAAGGGCCAACGGAGGTTACGGCGGTACTTATTCGGGGAGCGGCAGCGGCGGAAGGATAGCCGCACATTACACAACAGATAATTTCAGCGGGAATATTACCGCTTACGGCGGGAATTACAGCGGCGCTAATAGTATTACCTATACCGGAGGCGCGGGGACAATCTATAAGAAACAAGCTGCTCAATCCAACTTCGATTTGATTATAGATAACAACAATTATTATGAAACGCCCACGCCCCTGGCGGCAGATTACACAATAGATAATTTAAATGTCCGGAATCTTGCGTATCTTTATTCGACGGGAAGCTTGACGATAGAAGAGACGTTGAACGACCAGGCGGGGCCGGGCTACACACTGACGGACGGTACTATAAAAATTTTGAAGGCGCTTACATTTCCATTGGGTATAGAAGACCTGACGCTTGATAATTTTAATATAGACCAGCAAAGTTTATTTACATTACCGGGCGATTTAAGTCTTACAACCGCGAGCAATATATATTTTTATCCCGACAGCGGGCTTGGCGCAATATTAACATTAGGCGGTAACCTGAACATTGAAACCTCAAGCAATATGTATTTTTATGGCAAGACGGATGTGACAGACGGGCTTGGCGGAACGATAAACGCGGGTAATGTGACCGTTGACCCGACTTCAAGGATTTATGTCGGATATAACTACGGTTTTCCCGGCAGCCAGGGACCCGGCAAAGGACAAGGATATAGAGGCGGCGGCTCGAGCCACGGCGGCTGGGGAGGAGAAGGGTATAACAGAACTACTCTTCCGGGGAAAATATATTACGGTTCCCTGACAGAGCCGACATCTTTAGGTTCGGGCAGTGGTTATAGCAGTGCTGCTTATGGCGGCGGGGCTATAAAAATAGCCGCGGGGACTGTTGCAATAGACGGGTATATCAATGCGACCGGGAGAGGGAATTATGGAACTGATTATCCCGGAGCGTCCGGAGGGAGCATATATATTGACGCCGATACGCTTACAGGTTCGGGGTATTTTGAAGCTGACGGCGGCGCTGGAGGCCAGTATTCGGGTGGCGCCGGAGGCGGAAAGATTTCGATTAACGCATCGAGTTATTCCAATTCGCTTTCATATGTAAGAGTTGCCGGAGGGCTTAACGGCTCGAGTGTTTCCAGCGCTTATCTGCAGAGCGAATCGGGCACGATTGTCTGCGCTCCGATAGGAGGGTATTCGGATGACAATGAAATACCCGCCGGGCAGATAACGCAAGAGACAGATGGGTCGGGTGTTATGACCGTCAATTTTAAGATTAAAGACGCGGGTGACCAGATTAATAACACGGATTATTATAAATACAGGACAGGCGACACTCAGGTGTATGACGGCGGAAACGGCTGGAGCACGGCGGATAAAACTCTGGGCAGTTACGCTAATATATGCTACTACGATGTCAACGGGAACGGGAAGTATGATACGGGCGAGGATATCTGGACGGAGAGCATAAGTGTCAACAGGATATATGACAGAGGCGAAACACAAACTTATGACGGCGGGAACGGATGGGAAACGCCTGAAGAAGCTTATGGCAAAAAACAGGGGCTTTATTATAACGGTGATGATATATGGGCTAAGGCAGGGCTTGATAATGAGAATCACACTCTGTCCGGTTTCGAATACTCTGTTGACGGCGGGGAAACATGGAATGCGCCTGTAAACGGGGACGCGTCAGCGTGTCTGACAGGTTACTGGCAGGCAGACGACCAGGATTACAACGGGCCTTTCTATGAAGGCGCTACGCTGTTCAGTAACGCATCCGAATACAGTTTCACGTGGAACACAAAACATGCCGACCTGAGCGGGCTTGATAATGTCGACCAGGATGATATAAAGATAAGGTTTAAGATAAAAGACTGGAACACGCAAGGTGTGTTCCCCAACGACGTAAAATATTATTTATATTCAAAGGCTTATACGGTATCGGCGGCATTCCGCGTTGATAACCTTGCCCCCGATGTCCCCTCTACTCCGGATTTGGCGGCTGAAGACGACCTTGGCGTGTCCGATTCGGATAACTATACGAATGTTACTGAAAACCTGACGTTTACCGGCACAGCGGAAGCGGATATGGTTGTCCGGCTTTATGACGGAGCTTTGCCTGTCGGGAGTCCGGGTGTGGCAGCCGGTGGAAATTACAGTATAGATATCGACCTTGCGGACGGAGAACATTATATAAGCGCGAAGACAGTTGATTTAGTCGGAAACGCGTCTCCTTCTTCTTCCGCGGTGACTGTTACAATAAAGACCTCGGCTCCGGAACTGAGCAGTGTTATGGCGACGTCTCTAAACAACGCGGGAGATACTATAGAGTTGACGTTTAATGAAGCTATGGACACATCGACTATCGAAAACGGCTGCTCGACTATTGTAATAGAATATTGTGATGATGCGCTGGGTGCGAATACGGTTGTGATAACGGCTGCAAATGCAACTGTTTACTGGACGGGAAACCTGATAGCCACAGTCACACTTGATGAAAGTGTTGACGGCGCGTATATACCTGACGGCAAATATGTAAGGGTAACCCCGAATGCCGACAGCGTTAAAGACCTTGCGGGCAACAGTGTTGAGAACACTCCTGTCTACACCGCGAACGCTATCTCCAAAGAAGCAATAGCGCCGTCCATTGCAAGTGTTGTCGGGACATCAAT includes these proteins:
- a CDS encoding Ig-like domain-containing protein translates to MATAGKKLTMLSGVLLAGLLLFSVFSDNAYAATEVTKIIRAGQSISSISRSGNVVTVTMSANYPNSNIKAGQSIVVSGVSNSSFNGTFTVSTVADQQHFTYSQAGDNESSSGGTAGGDYTSLTSWVAGEQKNLVSSDEIAIAECYNDWAAGLEDNVTIDGFTTDSTRYIKVTSPEGERPDGQAGVGFCINPLSDGDAVVISDDYTVFEYAEVKGWQGADSTDVCGIKINADNVTVEGCVVHDPDSGALKQQIGILAGNYTSNIFNNIVYNIEGTAKGYGISAGGNGNKVYNNTVYNALDNGIIRAGGSPDARNNHITLCGMNYNINGGSWGASTNYNLSSSASATGGADDVLNVAVADEFVSIASGSEDLHLKTGADAIGAGQDLSATFTDDCDVQTRSGDWDIGADQIGCVWNNATGNSQWATADNWVRSILPAAGVPVIVDYTCANFTKVWVYDGATYENVTDQAGNGTEEDIFHSATNALLKDTGDILYIGRSSSFTGIYFELSTPRTGGDIVFEYWVGAYSFWNTLTTIIEDTTSSLTRSGYIRFTVPPDWGTTSVNGSPQYYIRARATSNITTGPVGTALLQSYIRVTSAANNLLSFTANAPCMVYFEDNSVADDMAFTVAGDITLNKGEMIFEGDIATDCNPATPASEGTGWVITADNITVESSAGIRTDGLGFGDYVGQRGPGAGATGSSGYGSGAGYGSAGGNSSDGGAGGATYGIYVSPRYLGSKGGGSEGGESGGALWFNVAGSFVINGRVSADGNDASSGNNGGGGSGGSITIITNVLFGSGTISANGGAGDGNGTVGGGGGGAGRIYIERGNITIPFSGTAESNGGAAGGTAAQSGGSNDVFYTDSVNIHTYIWDNGSGDGLWSNPLNWDRKSGVPGPGDAVVFKVQGAVGTTANCTADVVVNNLGSITLESTYTGILYLNTNFVGDSNELTISGDLTLNPGTRIICKGETDGVPVNGLGISIKAANINIAAASTIDAYMQGFLYLQGPGKPSSSYRMDGAAHGGYGGRGERAGTNTKSYGSITQPTSLGSGGGYYTGGSATGGGAIKLTASGTITLNGTINADAQNSTGDWQSGAAGGSIWLDTPTLTGSGTITAIGGQEGNWQSGCGGGGGGRIAVYYTTNNFTGTITARGGYSATGSSNTEFGGAGTIYLKKTGEEPEIVVEHGATYNAYMASTLVAEDFTLKSLAVRNNAKLVSTCDFNIGELSVSGNASRMTHTGDITAEDVTVNNYGALYVTGSLYINNSINGQTGPDYTLADNYSATIKVTNSFNFPSAVDNLTLSKYYLEFMKYNSTDEFTLDDTLELTNSSSLVIQGDLTAINEPSGGTPEIPGVQAANPHGTGVTISAANITIDATSKISADERGFPMLTGPGKANSDYRMCGATHGGRGGRGERSSNSVTAYGIMEEPTALGSGGGYYNGGTSTGGGAFKLVVSDTLTVNGTLSANAKNSNGEWQSGGAGGSIWINTPTLAGSGMIMARGGNPYNYGSGSGAGGRIAVYYTDNGFTGTISARAGQAYANRSDSYYGGAGTIYFKQASQTNFDLVLDNEADNPYREGAYLTGNHTIDNLTIANSTGLIHTGSLTVDNIDIDVRSFLTNTGNINVKDLSIQNSSVVTNTGDVIAENLVVQSSSQLIVTGSVTVTSSINGQASSDYTLVDGSIMVTESLTYPVTPNILTLSNFNLKQKCDLTLSTLNLTNGSTYSFIGDTGSTYGTGHTITADNITIDAGCSIHADRLGFPPGQGPSVRNNYRDYGSAHGGYGGYSYNYSYWNQNTYGSLTQPTALGTGGSSSQGTGYTNEGGGAIKFNVAGTLTINGYISACAGNSGNEAASGGTGGSIWIITGTLAGSGTIRANGGYGGTYSGSGSGGRIAAHYTTDNFSGNITAYGGNYSGANSITYTGGAGTIYKKQAAQSNFDLIIDNNNYYETPTPLAADYTIDNLNVRNLAYLYSTGSLTIEETLNDQAGPGYTLTDGTIKILKALTFPLGIEDLTLDNFNIDQQSLFTLPGDLSLTTASNIYFYPDSGLGAILTLGGNLNIETSSNMYFYGKTDVTDGLGGTINAGNVTVDPTSRIYVGYNYGFPGSQGPGKGQGYRGGGSSHGGWGGEGYNRTTLPGKIYYGSLTEPTSLGSGSGYSSAAYGGGAIKIAAGTVAIDGYINATGRGNYGTDYPGASGGSIYIDADTLTGSGYFEADGGAGGQYSGGAGGGKISINASSYSNSLSYVRVAGGLNGSSVSSAYLQSESGTIVCAPIGGYSDDNEIPAGQITQETDGSGVMTVNFKIKDAGDQINNTDYYKYRTGDTQVYDGGNGWSTADKTLGSYANICYYDVNGNGKYDTGEDIWTESISVNRIYDRGETQTYDGGNGWETPEEAYGKKQGLYYNGDDIWAKAGLDNENHTLSGFEYSVDGGETWNAPVNGDASACLTGYWQADDQDYNGPFYEGATLFSNASEYSFTWNTKHADLSGLDNVDQDDIKIRFKIKDWNTQGVFPNDVKYYLYSKAYTVSAAFRVDNLAPDVPSTPDLAAEDDLGVSDSDNYTNVTENLTFTGTAEADMVVRLYDGALPVGSPGVAAGGNYSIDIDLADGEHYISAKTVDLVGNASPSSSAVTVTIKTSAPELSSVMATSLNNAGDTIELTFNEAMDTSTIENGCSTIVIEYCDDALGANTVVITAANATVYWTGNLIATVTLDESVDGAYIPDGKYVRVTPNADSVKDLAGNSVENTPVYTANAISKEAIAPSIASVVGTSIHAGGDTIVVTFSEPMDTSTLTDGNVASNIEIDYSDNAGNINEGDIVLNNATVEWDTARKVATITLDEATDGAFIPSYKYIGVTPVAAAVKDLVGNTVPAAEIYTSSPVERETTAPAITVSAVSRHAAGDIITITSNEVLRPDPAVNLSNWLVQYDDNNTAGGETTFTTANAQIALDSTGKIVTVTLDESVDGAYIPDGKYVKVTPNSNIRDLIGNSGVQAKYSSSPIAAETIPPLFSVTAQSVHSGGDTITLTFDEAMNTASVANGCATLNVAYTDNTLGDGRVDITVDNATVNWDVTRKIAVITLNEETDGAYIPNGKYIEVNPVADSVLDLVGNAAVSYERYTASAVSKENIAPTITNTAPATNAKINNARVTYTLSETCASGTITWTRTGGTADPASPHACTLVGEELYEGAHTDITLNDNPSLVGGAIYSVRFNATDFVGNTATPVTNTNITCDITAVVISNVSPSSTATVKNANISYTLSEDASSVTITWTRTGGEADINSPHVSNLSGDNLLEGAHTDITLTGVTLVNEAVYTVTFEASDLAENPADPVSSTLVVCDMVPPSVAVTITKANYSATTWNETTTINGTSSDSRGISGVEISVKREDGTTDHYWDGEDWDATAEQWLPATTGTTTWRYTLAAANLANGRMYTVRARATDNAGNVTLVANYASDTFTYTPIVEVSGITDPVTAGDENDAIVSIKDYLGNLVTEYVGVMRFTSTDTQAVLPSNYQFELADAGDHTFSGLILKSAGEQSVTVTDTAEAVLTDIQSDITVLHASADHLKFQSNVVSPQDVGVEFDLGHLQAVDLYGNVVNGTGSTPAYNGTKTVGYVLSGGNNAPNGSATDSYTTSVSFADGASVTVLNTTLYRYQSITITAYASDLADYASGRNIASNSVTVRSGSVSGLYFYQQPSSYSLTNVALAQQPKVAIADEYGNPCMGETPLITLSASASNTEYDPDINGTLTATALQVIAQDGLAEFSGVKYNYPEDIYLRASTSGVDDIYSSKITFINAADGTLTAGALAEPATISSAASSPETKVQVFDFKVTDSGSDGASINITRIIITRGATDTTEGWSDYIAGASLFDGTTTVAGTITDNALTFGDGINVMYTVSDNSNKTYTLSIYLKSTLPADADGKTVAFDVDPNDDIGVKTPGSLFTEGNSITSSSVVDIIASQFTVTGSVSLVAAGQESLVYLRATDTNYNTDIGYEGVKSIVFSGANESVTEIKPSCTNYSGVTIDFGDTTLISFNSGESASAITMKLYKAEAVAIKAGNSAGTITTSDSDDLEIVVTGGVPGQLLWGTQPESTVVANSPWKTFTVNVTDAYGNTTPSSINVTATPTGGAWTPGSAYIATANSGVARFTGFAVYCADYPRQVTVNATATGVAETGASGAVTVVEKYAVTLKVLDQTTASALTEVRVTVFDADTGEVVSISDADNPMTGNSPFSFSLPYGSYNFKFEKDAYVETTVGKIADTSADALDGIYDNEITWSVYITSIAETLADYKVMSDFVYDENNDILAASLRLEKRGQIVTSTPSMELKTATINIYDGDTLIGTITDAAADELGNYWFALEDPVEGVSGLPPAGMTELLESGKSYFARCSIAYGDLMTYYSGTTFTIPVAMKMKEVTDSIQAMSTEIKAEVAGVKQTVTAEANKVQDLIGDDDLISGESLVSTLKREHASRILTQQDYVQQNNTLTVQYKTDTGLSPTITVYDSSGAIRINKQAMKETVAGSGIYEYDVRFIWGRGQHTIVCEEAVKGTVDGIHIEVISTDLEDISSTATNVQAQLSNIDTDELGSLTTSVNEINSVITRIISNIDELTNLSAQVKDLTDKTTGAIYDQLEVAMSKLREINEGQGVKLERMYDMSEDQSTDVDYIRNKTLEIKSLVELSQDILSRTNDEPIVKTWMESGE